The Nocardia sp. NBC_01503 sequence GCGGATAGGGGACGACTCGGGTGGCTTCGGGTCCGCGGGGTGTGTTCAGGGCGGTGTAGATGACCGGTTGCCCGGCGGAGAGGGTTTTGTACCCGGGGACCTCGATCACGGAGAAGTCCACGAACACCGCGGATCCGGTATCGGGCGTCAGAAATCCGAACCCTTTCCCGGCGTCGAACCAGGCCACGCGCGCGTGCTGCCAACGGGGCAGTTCGTGCTCGCGGGTGTGTGCGTGCGGGTCGGTCAGATCGAACTCGTCGGCGGTCGCGATCGTGGTCATCGCGATTCCTCCTCTCGCGTATCGGGAAACGAGAGGGTGGGTTCGGCCGGAACGGGCCGACCGAACCCACCCGGTGAAGCGGGTAGATCGACATGATGCTGCGTGATACCCGCAAGGGGGACGCCGCGCCAGACTCGTTGCGCCACAACGGTTGCCGTGCGCACGGACCGAGGGGTATCCGTAGCGCGCGCGGTCGGCCGCACTACCGACGGTGTCCGGCCCTCGTGGGTGTGCGTGAGTTTTGAGGGACAGGCATCACCTCACTTTCGCGACTCGGGCGTAGCCGCAGAGTGATCCAGGTGTGTGGTGTTCGGTGGCCCCCGGGTCAGGCGTTGATGACCTGGCGTTCGGGTTCGCGTTCGGGGCGGGAGATTTCGATCTTGCGGGGCTTGGCCTTCTCCGCGACCGGGATTGCCAGGCGCAGTACTCCGTCGCGGTAGTCCGCCCGGATTCTCTCGGTGTCCAGACTCTCGCCCAGTACCAGCTGGCGGCTGAATACCCCGCGCGGGCGTTCCGCGGCGAGCATGGATCGGCCGGGGTCGATCTCCGGGCGTGCGGCGCGCACGGTCACCACATTGCGCTCCACGTCCAGGTCCAGGGAATCGGGATCGATGCCCGGCAGGTCGAACTCGACCAGGAACTGGTCGTCCTCACGCCAGGCATCCATCGGCATTGCCGCGGGTCGGGCCGCGGTGCCGAACACCTGCTGCGTCAGACGATCCAGGTCACGGAAGGGATCAGTGCGCATCAGCATGGTCGCCACCTCCAACTACTCCATTCTCGATAGTCGCTTCACCAGATAACCTCTGCCATCTGGCATAGATATTATTTAGCACTCTACACAGGTGAGTGCAAGTGTCGAGAGTAGGTAATCTGTGGGAAGTGGTACGACACAGACAGGAGCGCCGATGCGTCCACAGCACGACGGCACCCACCTACCCCGCTCGGGGCAGGCGGTGTACGCGATCTCGGTGGCCGCGGAGTTGGCTGGGATCGGGATCCAGACCCTGCGCTTATACGAGCAGCACGGCTTGATCACCCCCATCCGCAGCGCCGGAGGTACCCGCCGCTACAGCGGTGACGATCTCGCGCGCCTGCAGCGCATCACCACCCTGGCCGAGGAGGGCGTCAACCTCGCGGGTATTGGGCGCATCCTCGAACTCGAGGACGCCAACGCCGCATTGATCGACGAACGCGACCAACTACGCGGCATTCACCGTCCTCATACCCCCTGACTCGAATCTGGATCCTGGTTCGGGGCGGAAAGTTCGCGGCCCGTGGACGTCCCCCGGCCGTACTCATGATCGTCGGGTACGGCGGGCTAGGTTCTGCGGGTGAGCAGGGCGATGACGGTGTGCACCTCGTCCTGCGTCGGAATCGGCAGACTGCCGCGGCCGTGGATGAAACCGATACCGAGGTAGACCATCGCTCCGGCGCGCAGTCTTGCCGTTTCGGCATCGAATCCGAGGTCGGTCAGGGCCGCCCGGATGGTTTCGAAAATCCGCTGGTCCAGTTCGCGCATGGCGGTTTCCACGCGCGGGCGGGTGCGGCTCCACTCGCGGACGGTGGCTTCGACCAGCCAGTTGCGCTCGACGAGCATGGCGGCCATGGCTTCGATGCGCTGTTCGATCGGCATCGAGTCGAGGTTCGCGAGATTGGCGATAACCCGGGCCTGAGTGGTGCTCCAGCGGTCCGCCATGGCTTCCTCGAGCTGTTCGATAGCGTCGAAGTGCCAGTAGAAGCTGCCCTTGGTGACACCGAGGGCTTCGCAGAGCCGGGGTATGCGTACGGCGGATGCGCCTTCCTTGGCGAGTAGGGCGAGGGCGCCGTCGACCCAGTCGTCGTAGGAGAGCCGGGGGCCGCGGCCACTGCGCGAGGGAGCGCCGGTTTTCGAAACGCGCTGTTTCTGAGCCTCGGCCTTCTTGGACCTGCGCGGTGTGGCGGGCTCGGTGGTCATGGGCGCCAGGGCTTGTCGGTCATGTGCACTCCTCGATCGTAGAAGGCGGGCCGGGCGGTATCCCGCGCGAATGGCGGCTTCGAGCGATGCGGCGGCGCACTGAACCATTCTTGACAGTACGGTCTACTGTACCCATGGGTATGGAGGCGTGATCGGATACGTCCACGCCCGAGAAGGGTGGAGAAGATGAACGGCACCATCGGCCGCCGCGGGCTGTTGCGCGGAGCTGCTATCGTCACGGTGGCATTCGCGATGTCCTGGAACTGACGGCCGTGAGCACCACGCACCGATTTCATCGGGACCTGGCCGAATCGCCGGCGATGGGATACGGGGGCTCGAGCTATCTGGGCCCGACCATCGAACATCGGGCGGGTACGCCGCTCACTGTGCGATTGGTCAATCAACTTGGCGCGCACCCATTTTCGGCGGATATCGATACCACCGTGCACGGGGTCGGCGCGGACTTCCGCGCTGCGCCGCCGAGCGTATTGCATCTGCACGGTGGTGTGACCCCGCCCGCGAGCGACGGCCATCCCGAGCGACTGGTGTTTCCGGGGCAGGAAGCCGTGCACGACTATCCGTTCCCGCAAGATGCGGCGGGACTGTGGTATCACGACCACGCGATGGGCATCACCCGCGCGAATGTGTACGCGGGCTTGGCCGGAATGGTGTTGCTGCGCGA is a genomic window containing:
- a CDS encoding cold-shock protein yields the protein MTTIATADEFDLTDPHAHTREHELPRWQHARVAWFDAGKGFGFLTPDTGSAVFVDFSVIEVPGYKTLSAGQPVIYTALNTPRGPEATRVVPYPRSSAGPAPRYVAPCAATRRSRCRARYRAA
- a CDS encoding Hsp20/alpha crystallin family protein, which codes for MEVATMLMRTDPFRDLDRLTQQVFGTAARPAAMPMDAWREDDQFLVEFDLPGIDPDSLDLDVERNVVTVRAARPEIDPGRSMLAAERPRGVFSRQLVLGESLDTERIRADYRDGVLRLAIPVAEKAKPRKIEISRPEREPERQVINA
- a CDS encoding MerR family transcriptional regulator: MRPQHDGTHLPRSGQAVYAISVAAELAGIGIQTLRLYEQHGLITPIRSAGGTRRYSGDDLARLQRITTLAEEGVNLAGIGRILELEDANAALIDERDQLRGIHRPHTP
- a CDS encoding TetR/AcrR family transcriptional regulator, whose amino-acid sequence is MTTEPATPRRSKKAEAQKQRVSKTGAPSRSGRGPRLSYDDWVDGALALLAKEGASAVRIPRLCEALGVTKGSFYWHFDAIEQLEEAMADRWSTTQARVIANLANLDSMPIEQRIEAMAAMLVERNWLVEATVREWSRTRPRVETAMRELDQRIFETIRAALTDLGFDAETARLRAGAMVYLGIGFIHGRGSLPIPTQDEVHTVIALLTRRT